From Halotia branconii CENA392, the proteins below share one genomic window:
- a CDS encoding TOBE domain-containing protein gives MEISARNSLKATVKKIVNGSVNTEVTLELASGIELVSIITKSSAEKLGLVEGKQAYAVIKSSDVIVAVD, from the coding sequence ATGGAAATTAGCGCTCGTAATTCTCTCAAAGCTACTGTCAAGAAGATTGTGAATGGTTCAGTTAATACAGAAGTGACTTTAGAGTTAGCATCTGGAATAGAACTAGTATCGATCATCACAAAATCTTCAGCCGAAAAGCTGGGACTTGTAGAGGGGAAACAAGCTTATGCTGTGATTAAGTCATCAGATGTAATTGTTGCTGTTGATTAA
- a CDS encoding 2Fe-2S iron-sulfur cluster-binding protein — protein MATYQVRLISKKEDLDTTIEVDEETTILEAAEENGIELPFSCHAGSCSSCVGKVVEGEIDQSDQIFLDDEQVSKGFALLCVTYPRSNCTIKTHQEPYLV, from the coding sequence ATGGCTACCTACCAAGTTAGATTAATCAGCAAAAAAGAAGACCTCGATACCACAATTGAAGTAGACGAAGAAACTACCATTTTAGAAGCAGCAGAAGAAAATGGTATTGAGTTACCCTTCTCTTGTCATGCAGGTTCTTGTTCTAGTTGTGTAGGTAAAGTAGTTGAAGGTGAAATTGATCAATCTGATCAAATCTTTTTAGATGACGAGCAAGTGTCAAAAGGATTCGCCCTACTTTGTGTTACTTATCCCCGTTCTAATTGCACAATCAAAACACATCAAGAACCATATCTCGTCTAA
- a CDS encoding XisI protein produces MDKLIQYREIVQKLLREYAEIGNHDSDIETQIVFDTERNHYQLMNVGWKNQRRVYGCFLHIDIKDGKVWLQHNGTESEVAEELANLGISKQDIIIGFHSPFKRQFTDYAVN; encoded by the coding sequence ATGGATAAACTAATACAGTACCGAGAAATTGTGCAAAAACTGCTACGTGAATATGCAGAAATCGGTAATCATGACTCAGATATAGAAACGCAAATAGTATTTGATACCGAACGAAATCATTATCAATTGATGAATGTGGGGTGGAAAAATCAACGCCGCGTTTACGGTTGCTTTTTACATATTGATATTAAAGATGGTAAAGTCTGGCTGCAACATAATGGAACCGAATCTGAGGTAGCAGAAGAACTAGCAAATTTAGGAATTTCTAAGCAAGATATTATAATTGGATTCCACTCTCCTTTCAAGCGCCAGTTTACAGATTATGCAGTTAATTAA
- a CDS encoding FeoA family protein, protein MMKDELLKVHPSSFMLYLFLIVTMFTPFSVTGCSLDLLQVGEQGIITSCKIQDDLILKKLKSLGITTGTVITLEQQFPSLIIKAGKILLDVEKEVVCAIYVRIIV, encoded by the coding sequence ATGATGAAGGATGAATTATTAAAAGTTCATCCTTCATCTTTCATGTTGTATCTATTCTTAATAGTGACAATGTTTACTCCTTTTAGTGTAACTGGCTGCTCATTAGACTTGCTGCAAGTGGGAGAACAAGGCATTATCACTTCCTGTAAAATTCAGGATGATCTAATTCTCAAAAAACTCAAGTCACTAGGTATAACAACAGGTACAGTAATAACATTAGAACAACAATTTCCCTCTTTGATTATTAAAGCCGGAAAAATATTATTAGATGTAGAAAAAGAAGTTGTTTGTGCTATTTATGTTCGTATTATTGTTTAG
- a CDS encoding type II toxin-antitoxin system RelE/ParE family toxin, with product MDDLNRHYDFIKINNADAASRAVKAIVSSGESLQQNPRRGAILDEIAGLRKLLVSFGKYGFVIHYAILEEDVVILHVYHGKENRPL from the coding sequence ATTGACGATTTAAATCGTCATTACGACTTTATAAAAATTAATAATGCTGATGCAGCTTCCCGCGCAGTAAAAGCAATTGTCTCTTCAGGTGAGAGCCTACAGCAGAATCCACGTCGAGGCGCGATTCTAGATGAAATAGCAGGATTACGAAAACTTTTAGTTTCTTTTGGTAAATATGGCTTTGTAATTCATTACGCTATTCTTGAAGAGGATGTTGTTATTTTACACGTCTATCACGGAAAAGAAAATCGACCTCTTTAG
- a CDS encoding SagB family peptide dehydrogenase: MPQNQNQGKAYHDSTKHSYLSVQINPNYVDASTQPIAFKVYPKFYRRVTLNLNNPIHAFIWLTSAVTSEKLYKNTPDKLRVNPSAGALYPTEVYIQIRGIEGMINGIYHLEVENNCLTLIYELIDDGLESYIIPNKSINGFIFLISCVYYRSSWKYQDRSLRYCFLDSGHHLGAIAASAYLHNKDIQLIFDFDKLALNTDLGFENKEFITACAISGKVQDQLVRRLRLKVPFVCGTDYFEANQFIEYSYQVTALHKSKHQKLKQPQFNFDKDKFQQIVWNRRSIRRFRKQFISQENYLYVLQQLEQPIPTESGEDVEIYSVLHRVEGMSPGLYKGTLLLQTGDFSEQTGYLCVNQAIARDCAVTFFFVSDYTNYQTAMQLAGFLGQRIYLGSNYLGIQCSGIGAYYDDETRRFLETTKDILYAMAIGI, translated from the coding sequence ATGCCACAAAATCAGAATCAAGGAAAAGCTTATCATGATTCTACCAAGCATTCTTACTTATCAGTGCAGATTAATCCCAACTATGTAGACGCGTCAACTCAACCGATTGCATTTAAAGTTTATCCAAAATTTTATCGGCGGGTGACATTAAATCTCAACAATCCTATTCATGCTTTTATCTGGTTAACTAGTGCTGTCACTTCAGAAAAGTTATATAAAAATACACCTGATAAACTACGGGTAAATCCATCAGCAGGCGCTCTCTATCCTACAGAAGTTTATATCCAGATTCGCGGCATAGAGGGAATGATTAATGGAATATATCATTTAGAAGTTGAGAATAATTGTCTAACATTAATCTATGAATTAATTGATGATGGCTTAGAGAGCTATATTATACCGAATAAAAGTATCAACGGATTCATTTTTTTAATTAGTTGTGTTTATTATAGGTCTAGCTGGAAATATCAAGATCGGAGTTTGAGATATTGCTTTTTAGATAGCGGACACCATTTAGGTGCGATCGCTGCATCAGCTTATCTCCATAATAAAGATATACAATTGATTTTTGACTTTGATAAACTCGCTCTCAATACAGATTTAGGTTTTGAGAATAAAGAGTTTATTACTGCTTGTGCAATCTCCGGAAAAGTCCAAGATCAATTAGTCAGACGTTTAAGACTGAAAGTTCCTTTTGTTTGTGGTACAGATTATTTTGAAGCTAATCAATTCATTGAATATAGCTATCAAGTAACAGCTTTACATAAAAGTAAACACCAGAAATTAAAGCAGCCTCAGTTTAACTTTGACAAGGATAAATTTCAACAAATTGTTTGGAATCGGCGTTCTATTAGACGTTTCCGGAAACAGTTTATTTCTCAAGAAAACTATTTATATGTCTTGCAACAGCTTGAGCAACCTATACCAACTGAAAGTGGTGAGGATGTAGAAATTTATTCAGTCTTACATAGGGTAGAAGGCATGTCACCTGGGTTATATAAAGGTACTCTTTTGCTTCAGACTGGGGATTTCAGCGAACAGACAGGGTACTTATGTGTTAATCAAGCCATTGCCAGAGATTGTGCTGTAACTTTCTTTTTTGTGTCCGACTATACGAACTATCAAACTGCGATGCAATTGGCTGGTTTTTTAGGACAAAGGATATATCTGGGTAGCAACTATTTAGGGATTCAATGTAGTGGAATTGGTGCTTATTATGATGACGAAACTCGCAGATTCTTAGAAACAACCAAAGATATTCTTTATGCAATGGCGATTGGAATTTAA
- a CDS encoding ankyrin repeat domain-containing protein has product MINQLTQQWLTANGYNAEDLNQSGENGDTALMKATREGVYAVVKELIDVGVDINVTNNDHNNALWFACFGNHYELINLLLAANINIDNQNDNGATVLMYAASAGKTEVAKLLLQHHPNLDLKNLDDYRAIDFASNVEVLRLLKNATKSESRKSLS; this is encoded by the coding sequence ATGATCAATCAACTAACTCAGCAATGGCTAACAGCAAACGGATATAATGCTGAAGATTTAAATCAATCAGGTGAAAATGGTGATACAGCTTTAATGAAAGCTACAAGAGAAGGAGTTTATGCAGTTGTTAAAGAACTGATTGATGTCGGTGTAGATATCAATGTTACAAACAACGATCACAATAATGCTCTGTGGTTTGCTTGTTTTGGTAATCACTACGAATTAATTAATTTATTACTTGCTGCCAATATTAATATTGATAACCAAAATGATAACGGTGCAACTGTTTTAATGTATGCAGCCTCAGCAGGTAAAACTGAAGTTGCTAAGTTACTTTTACAACATCATCCTAACCTAGATTTGAAAAATTTAGACGACTATCGAGCGATAGATTTCGCCAGCAATGTAGAAGTTTTAAGGTTGCTTAAAAATGCCACAAAATCAGAATCAAGGAAAAGCTTATCATGA
- a CDS encoding hydrogenase maturation protease, protein MLTIIGCGNLNRSDDAVGVIIAQRLQKYLAENPHPNVQVYDCGTAGMEVMFQARGSKQLVIIDASSTNSKPGAVFKVPGEELEALPEPSYSLHDFRWDHALAAGRKIFHNDFPQEVIVYLIEAKNLDLGLELSSIVKHSADLVFEEVAAIIRQNVEV, encoded by the coding sequence ATGCTAACTATTATTGGTTGCGGTAATCTCAACCGCAGTGACGACGCAGTAGGCGTAATCATCGCCCAACGCCTACAAAAGTATCTAGCCGAAAATCCTCATCCTAATGTGCAAGTTTATGATTGTGGAACCGCAGGGATGGAAGTAATGTTTCAAGCTAGAGGTAGTAAACAATTAGTAATTATTGATGCTAGTTCCACAAATTCAAAACCGGGTGCTGTGTTTAAAGTTCCTGGTGAAGAACTAGAAGCACTGCCAGAACCTAGTTATAGTTTGCATGATTTTCGTTGGGATCATGCTTTAGCTGCCGGGCGAAAAATCTTTCACAATGACTTTCCCCAAGAGGTGATAGTTTATTTAATTGAGGCAAAAAATCTTGATTTGGGACTAGAGTTAAGTTCTATTGTTAAACATTCTGCTGATTTAGTTTTTGAAGAGGTAGCTGCAATCATCAGACAGAATGTTGAGGTGTAA
- a CDS encoding metallophosphoesterase, which translates to MKFKKLLGALVPFCLFGISATFVSSTSAQPPFQRNYSPRGFDNNRDARSFDFALIGDLPYDARQEEEYPNLIKDINQSSVRFIIHDGDFKSGSSLCSNEVFLQRSQLFQQFRHPLVYIFGDNEWTDCHRPAAGEYDPIERLAKLRELFTQGDRSLGQRTIELERQSDNPQYSKFRENVYWTAGNVLFVGIHVVGSNNNLGRNAENDAEYAERNAANLVWLKKAFALAKANKNLGLVITIHANPDNFDVPADAEQNGFRDFINALQAELQDYSQPVMLVHGDSHYFRIDKPLNTASGTVVTNFTRVETFGSPNVHWLKVTVNPSNPNLFEVNQEIVPPYPQSGERDYKFRY; encoded by the coding sequence ATGAAATTCAAGAAACTGCTGGGAGCCTTAGTTCCATTTTGTCTATTTGGCATCTCTGCAACCTTTGTTTCTTCAACAAGCGCCCAGCCACCATTTCAGCGTAATTACAGCCCAAGAGGTTTTGACAATAATCGTGATGCAAGAAGTTTTGATTTTGCTCTCATTGGCGATTTACCTTATGATGCTCGACAAGAAGAGGAGTATCCAAATTTAATTAAAGATATTAATCAATCTTCGGTTCGCTTTATCATTCACGATGGAGATTTTAAAAGTGGCTCCAGCCTTTGCTCAAATGAGGTTTTTCTCCAGCGATCGCAACTTTTTCAACAATTCAGACATCCTTTAGTTTACATCTTTGGTGATAACGAGTGGACAGATTGTCATCGCCCCGCAGCTGGTGAATACGATCCGATTGAGCGTTTAGCAAAATTACGCGAACTCTTTACCCAAGGGGACAGAAGTCTGGGACAAAGGACAATTGAGTTAGAACGCCAGAGTGATAATCCACAGTACAGTAAGTTCCGGGAAAATGTTTACTGGACTGCGGGTAATGTTCTATTTGTTGGTATCCATGTTGTTGGTAGTAACAATAACTTGGGACGAAATGCAGAAAATGATGCTGAGTACGCTGAACGTAATGCTGCTAACCTTGTCTGGTTAAAGAAAGCATTTGCCCTTGCTAAGGCCAACAAAAATCTTGGTTTGGTAATCACTATCCATGCCAACCCAGATAATTTTGATGTACCCGCTGATGCAGAACAGAATGGCTTCCGTGATTTTATTAATGCATTGCAAGCCGAATTACAAGATTATAGTCAGCCAGTCATGCTCGTTCATGGAGATAGCCATTACTTCCGCATTGATAAGCCTTTAAATACTGCATCTGGCACGGTAGTTACTAACTTCACGCGAGTAGAGACATTTGGCTCTCCTAACGTGCATTGGTTGAAAGTCACAGTTAATCCTAGCAATCCCAATTTGTTTGAAGTGAATCAAGAAATTGTGCCGCCATATCCTCAAAGTGGCGAGAGAGATTACAAGTTCAGATACTAA
- a CDS encoding XisH family protein, producing MPARDVFHDAVKHGLITDGWQITYDPLPVSWELGDMYIDLGAEKLLAAQRDEVKIAVEIKSFVKTSAIYEFHTALGQFINYRLALSEIEQERTLYLAVPIDAYSSFFITKFIQNIIRIYQLKLIVYNPETEEILEWIN from the coding sequence ATGCCAGCAAGAGACGTTTTTCATGATGCGGTCAAGCATGGACTAATTACTGACGGATGGCAAATTACTTATGACCCGTTGCCAGTTAGTTGGGAATTGGGGGATATGTATATCGATTTGGGTGCAGAAAAGCTTCTTGCTGCCCAAAGAGATGAGGTGAAGATTGCAGTAGAGATTAAAAGTTTTGTAAAAACTTCAGCAATTTATGAATTTCACACAGCATTAGGACAATTTATTAACTATCGACTGGCACTATCTGAAATTGAACAAGAACGCACGCTTTATTTAGCAGTACCAATTGATGCTTATAGTTCGTTTTTTATAACCAAATTCATACAAAATATTATCCGTATTTATCAACTCAAATTAATAGTTTATAATCCAGAAACAGAGGAAATTTTAGAATGGATAAACTAA
- the nifW gene encoding nitrogenase-stabilizing/protective protein NifW, with the protein MTGTIEEFQKLVDTEEFLQFFELPYDQTFVNVNRLHILKKFSQYMAEVDDKFPDLTPEAKLSQYSLALQKAYELFLESSPHEQKLFKVFNDKPKNVVTLTEITSD; encoded by the coding sequence ATGACTGGAACTATTGAAGAATTTCAAAAGCTCGTAGATACAGAAGAATTTTTGCAGTTTTTTGAGCTGCCTTACGACCAAACATTTGTGAATGTAAATCGTCTGCATATTTTGAAGAAGTTTTCCCAATATATGGCGGAAGTTGATGATAAGTTTCCTGATTTAACTCCTGAAGCAAAACTCAGTCAATATTCTTTGGCTTTGCAAAAAGCTTATGAGTTATTCCTTGAATCATCACCCCATGAACAAAAGCTGTTCAAAGTATTTAACGACAAGCCAAAGAATGTAGTCACGCTGACAGAAATCACTTCTGATTAG
- the nifX gene encoding nitrogen fixation protein NifX, producing MKIAFTTSDHVHINAHFGWAREIDVYEISDKGYEFLETLKFEGDLKEDGNEDKITPKLKAIEDCTIVYVTAIGGSAAARLIKKGVTPVKAKSEEEEINEVLTKLVQTLKGNPPPWLRKALQPKTSNFADDLENEAAV from the coding sequence ATGAAAATTGCCTTCACGACAAGTGACCACGTTCATATTAATGCTCACTTTGGATGGGCAAGAGAAATTGATGTTTATGAGATCTCAGATAAGGGATATGAGTTCTTAGAAACTCTCAAGTTTGAAGGTGATCTCAAAGAAGATGGTAATGAAGATAAAATCACCCCCAAACTTAAAGCTATAGAGGATTGCACAATTGTTTATGTGACAGCAATTGGTGGTAGCGCCGCAGCGCGTTTAATCAAAAAAGGTGTTACCCCAGTCAAGGCAAAATCAGAAGAGGAAGAAATTAATGAAGTCCTCACTAAGTTAGTGCAAACTCTCAAAGGTAATCCTCCTCCTTGGTTGCGTAAGGCTTTACAACCAAAAACTTCAAATTTTGCAGATGATCTTGAAAATGAAGCAGCCGTATGA
- a CDS encoding HesB/IscA family protein, which produces MSVTLTEKAEFRLRAFLQGSSPNANGATKGIRVAVKDGGCNGYEYAIDITSKPQPDDLVIKQGEVLVYVDPKSAPLLEGIVIDFVEGVMESGFKFSNPNASDTCGCGKSFKAGDCTPTGVPCT; this is translated from the coding sequence ATGAGTGTTACTTTGACAGAAAAGGCAGAGTTCCGTCTACGGGCATTTTTACAGGGTTCTTCTCCCAATGCTAACGGCGCAACTAAAGGTATCCGCGTCGCTGTAAAAGATGGTGGTTGTAATGGCTACGAATATGCAATAGACATCACTAGCAAGCCCCAACCAGATGACTTGGTAATCAAACAAGGTGAGGTACTGGTTTACGTTGATCCCAAAAGTGCGCCTTTATTAGAAGGCATAGTCATCGATTTTGTCGAAGGGGTGATGGAAAGTGGCTTTAAGTTCAGCAACCCCAATGCCAGCGATACCTGTGGTTGCGGAAAATCCTTTAAAGCAGGTGACTGTACACCAACTGGCGTACCTTGCACCTAA
- a CDS encoding CCE_0567 family metalloprotein produces MVQEIEELKTKIRKLNSKAGQMKMDLHDLAEGLPTDYTQLMDVAAATYEIYKQLDELKQQLKQLEKTK; encoded by the coding sequence ATGGTGCAGGAAATTGAGGAGCTGAAAACCAAAATCAGAAAACTCAATAGTAAGGCTGGGCAAATGAAAATGGATCTGCATGATTTAGCAGAAGGTTTGCCCACCGATTACACACAACTTATGGATGTGGCGGCTGCAACTTATGAAATCTATAAGCAGTTAGATGAACTTAAGCAACAGCTAAAACAATTGGAGAAAACTAAATGA
- a CDS encoding HesA/MoeB/ThiF family protein: MINLTPTELERYSRQMMLPNFGETAQKRLKSATVMVTGVGGLGGTAALYLAVAGVGRLILVRGGDLRLDDMNRQILMTDDWVGKPRVFKAKETLEAINPDIQIEAVHDYVTPENVDSLVQSADMTLDCAHNFTERNLLNEACVRWRKPMVEAAMDGMEAYLTTIIPGVTPCLSCLFPEKPDWDRRGFSVLGAVSGTLACLTALEAIKLITGFSQPLLSQLLTIDLSRMEFAKRRTHRDRSCPVCGNTAPWRYAQGKSMEPTSNLTT; this comes from the coding sequence GTGATAAACCTAACGCCTACCGAGTTAGAAAGATATAGTCGCCAAATGATGCTTCCGAATTTTGGCGAAACAGCTCAAAAGCGCCTGAAATCAGCGACGGTTATGGTTACGGGTGTGGGGGGATTGGGCGGTACGGCGGCGCTCTATTTAGCAGTAGCGGGCGTTGGGCGACTAATCTTAGTCCGGGGTGGTGATTTGCGTTTAGATGATATGAATCGTCAGATTTTGATGACGGATGATTGGGTAGGTAAACCAAGAGTTTTCAAAGCTAAAGAAACTCTAGAAGCGATCAATCCTGATATTCAAATAGAAGCAGTTCACGATTATGTCACCCCGGAAAATGTTGATTCTTTAGTCCAATCCGCTGATATGACGCTGGATTGCGCCCATAATTTTACAGAGCGCAATTTGTTAAATGAAGCTTGTGTGCGCTGGCGTAAACCAATGGTAGAAGCGGCGATGGATGGGATGGAGGCTTACCTAACCACGATTATTCCTGGTGTGACTCCTTGTTTATCCTGTCTGTTTCCCGAAAAGCCTGATTGGGATAGGCGTGGCTTTTCAGTTCTAGGCGCTGTTTCTGGAACACTAGCTTGTCTGACGGCGTTGGAAGCAATCAAGCTGATTACTGGGTTTAGTCAACCTTTGTTATCACAATTGCTGACAATAGATTTAAGTCGGATGGAATTTGCTAAACGCCGTACTCACCGCGATCGCTCTTGTCCAGTTTGTGGTAACACTGCACCTTGGAGATACGCTCAAGGTAAATCAATGGAACCTACAAGCAATCTTACAACATAG
- a CDS encoding NifX-associated nitrogen fixation protein gives MSENNSVNGTVTAEVLSSPFLKVLLQQIRGQDTYGTYRKWSDELILKPFVVTKQKKREISLEGEVDPITQARIMAFFRAVAAGIEQETGLISQVVIDLSHEGFGWALVFSGRLLLAMKTLRDAHRFGFDSLEKLAEEGEAFVQKGVDLAKRFPEVGKL, from the coding sequence ATGAGCGAAAACAATAGTGTTAACGGAACAGTTACAGCCGAAGTTTTGAGTTCCCCTTTTTTGAAGGTATTGCTACAACAAATCCGGGGTCAAGATACTTACGGAACTTATCGTAAGTGGTCAGATGAATTAATTCTTAAACCCTTTGTTGTCACCAAACAAAAGAAGCGTGAAATCTCTCTAGAAGGTGAAGTTGATCCGATCACTCAAGCACGGATAATGGCATTTTTTCGGGCTGTAGCCGCAGGTATTGAACAAGAAACAGGTCTAATTTCTCAAGTTGTCATTGATTTGAGTCATGAAGGTTTTGGCTGGGCGCTAGTTTTTTCTGGTCGTCTTTTGTTAGCAATGAAAACCTTAAGAGATGCCCATCGTTTTGGTTTTGATTCCCTAGAAAAATTGGCAGAAGAAGGAGAAGCTTTTGTTCAAAAAGGCGTTGATTTAGCGAAACGCTTCCCTGAAGTAGGCAAACTTTGA
- a CDS encoding serine/threonine protein kinase, whose translation MNYITCSQGHKSTGGSNFCSTCGEPLQNSNHYLEPTLIGIQPGTRLRDRYIVREMLGQGGFGRTYIAEDTGRFNEKVAIKEFIPSVQGTGALNKAVELFQREAVTLYQLQHSQIPRFWEAFQENSRLFLVEDFIEGRTYESLLNERLRQGRCFSEPEITKLFQDLLPVLSYLHNQGVIHRDISPDNIILSGKTGLPILIDMGAVKQVTVNVATNLQTTSAPRGTSIGKVGYAPDEQIRLGIVAPNSDLYALAVTAIVLMTGKQPEQLLDQYTLTWKWDREINLSLLMTQVLNRMLAPRGDQRFQSADEILSFLGLRQTNPAYSTPNYSGNSTPIYQNPAYSTPNYSGNSAPIYQNPVYPTPNYSGNSAPSPVNNSGCGQIFDASIPVPQEIKGWNWGAFLFGAFWSVGNKVWIGLLCFIPYVGLIMAIILGIKGNEWAWKSRRWASIEAFKANQKTWAVVSLCLTGFVFVIVFLASLGGS comes from the coding sequence ATGAATTATATTACTTGTAGTCAGGGACATAAAAGTACTGGTGGATCTAACTTTTGTTCAACCTGCGGTGAACCGTTACAAAACTCCAATCATTATTTAGAGCCTACCTTAATTGGTATTCAACCTGGAACTAGATTACGCGATCGCTACATAGTTAGAGAAATGCTAGGTCAGGGAGGATTTGGCAGAACCTACATTGCAGAAGATACGGGTCGTTTTAATGAAAAGGTTGCTATCAAAGAGTTTATTCCTTCTGTCCAAGGAACTGGAGCCCTCAATAAAGCTGTAGAACTGTTTCAAAGAGAAGCGGTAACACTTTACCAGTTACAGCATTCTCAAATACCCCGATTTTGGGAAGCTTTTCAAGAAAATTCCCGATTGTTTCTTGTAGAAGACTTTATTGAAGGTCGAACCTATGAATCATTGTTGAATGAGCGACTCAGACAAGGGAGATGTTTCAGCGAACCAGAAATAACTAAACTTTTTCAAGATTTGCTGCCCGTATTAAGCTACCTGCACAATCAAGGCGTTATTCATCGAGATATCTCACCAGATAATATTATTCTCAGCGGTAAAACAGGGTTGCCTATATTAATTGATATGGGTGCTGTTAAACAAGTAACAGTTAATGTTGCTACTAATTTACAAACAACATCAGCCCCAAGAGGAACTAGTATTGGTAAGGTTGGTTATGCCCCTGACGAGCAAATTAGGTTGGGAATTGTAGCTCCTAACAGTGATTTATATGCTTTGGCTGTGACAGCTATTGTGTTAATGACTGGTAAACAACCAGAACAATTGTTAGATCAATATACGTTGACTTGGAAATGGGACAGGGAAATCAACCTTAGTCTTCTGATGACTCAAGTATTAAATCGGATGTTGGCTCCAAGAGGAGATCAGCGTTTCCAGTCTGCTGATGAAATTTTATCATTTCTGGGATTGAGACAGACAAATCCAGCTTATTCAACGCCTAACTATTCTGGAAACTCTACACCTATCTACCAAAATCCAGCTTATTCAACGCCTAACTATTCTGGAAACTCTGCACCTATCTACCAAAATCCAGTTTATCCAACACCTAACTATTCTGGAAACTCTGCACCTTCCCCAGTCAATAATTCCGGTTGTGGTCAAATTTTTGATGCATCTATTCCTGTTCCTCAAGAAATTAAAGGTTGGAATTGGGGAGCTTTTTTGTTCGGAGCTTTCTGGAGTGTTGGCAACAAGGTTTGGATTGGTCTTTTATGTTTTATACCTTATGTAGGCTTGATTATGGCAATTATTCTTGGAATCAAAGGCAATGAATGGGCATGGAAAAGTCGTAGATGGGCTAGTATTGAAGCTTTCAAGGCTAACCAAAAGACGTGGGCAGTTGTAAGCCTATGTTTAACAGGATTCGTTTTTGTAATCGTTTTTTTAGCTAGTTTAGGTGGCAGCTAA